A portion of the Oncorhynchus nerka isolate Pitt River linkage group LG27, Oner_Uvic_2.0, whole genome shotgun sequence genome contains these proteins:
- the kazald3 gene encoding kazal-type serine peptidase inhibitor domain 3 isoform X1, whose translation MPWEIILCGIMLLLNMRTCESFPNKFDEVIDKRIDPLDYVIDPLDYDRLEDPFDRNVTACGECSPELCPVAQECRAGLILDSCGCCQECGNLEGQTCDIGDINVFYGLCGTDLQCKIDDLDVGDGEVAEPQCVCQSQDALCGSDDRTYMNNCQFKEAYFSNSSLKIKRKGPCKTVPIIKVPPQNLVNVTGSSMVFLCEVFAFPMAMIEWKKDGRDIILPGDDPHISVQSRGGPLKYELSSWLQIEKAGLADAGTYRCVARNELGSISAMAVLGVLGPEEMSVYLTENVTEMLEYGHSEREYDEDYY comes from the exons ATGCCATGGGAAATAATACTTTGCGGAATTATGCTTTTGCTGAACATGAGAACTTGTGAAAGCTTCCCGAACAAGTTTGATGAGGTCATTGACAAACGTATAGACCCATTAGATTACGTTATCGATCCATTAGATTATGATAGGCTTGAGGATCCGTTTGATAGAAATGTAACCGCTTGTGGTGAGTGCTCACCTGAATTGTGTCCCGTGGCACAAGAATGCAGGGCTGGGCTCATTTTGGACAGTTGTGGTTGCTGCCAAGAGTGTGGAAATCTAGAGGGGCAGACGTGTGATATTGGCGACATTAATGTGTTTTACGGTCTCTGTGGGACGGATCTTCAATGCAAAATTGACGATTTGGATGTTGGAGATGGAGAAGTTGCGGAGCCGCAGTGCGTCTGTCAATCGCAAGATGCGCTCTGTGGTTCCGATGACAGAACATACATGAACAATTGTCAGTTTAAGGAAGCGTACTTCTCAAATTCATCACTCAAGATAAAGCGCAAAGGTCCATGCAAAACAG TGCCGATCATCAAGGTCCCACCCCAGAACCTGGTGAATGTTACGGGTAGTAGCATGGTGTTCCTCTGTGAGGTCTTTGCCTTTCCAATGGCAATGATTGAATGGAAGAAGGATGGCAGAGACATTATTCTTCCAGGAGATGACCCACACATATCTGTCCAG TCTCGGGGTGGTCCCCTGAAGTATGAGCTCTCTAGCTGGCTGCAGATCGAGAAAGCTGGCCTGGCCGATGCTGGCACCTACCGCTGTGTTGCTCGGAACGAGCTCGGCAGTATCTCTGCAATGGCTGTGTTAGGAGTTTTAGGTCCAG AAGAGATGTCCGTCTACTTGACGGAGAACGTGACGGAAATGTTGGAGTATGGCCACTCGGAGAGAGAGTATGATGAGGATTACTACTAG
- the kazald3 gene encoding kazal-type serine peptidase inhibitor domain 3 isoform X2: MPWEIILCGIMLLLNMRTCESFPNKFDEVIDKRIDPLDYVIDPLDYDRLEDPFDRNVTACGECSPELCPVAQECRAGLILDSCGCCQECGNLEGQTCDIGDINVFYGLCGTDLQCKIDDLDVGDGEVAEPQCVCQSQDALCGSDDRTYMNNCQFKEAYFSNSSLKIKRKGPCKTVPIIKVPPQNLVNVTGSSMVFLCEVFAFPMAMIEWKKDGRDIILPGDDPHISVQSRGGPLKYELSSWLQIEKAGLADAGTYRCVARNELGSISAMAVLGVLGPEMSVYLTENVTEMLEYGHSEREYDEDYY, from the exons ATGCCATGGGAAATAATACTTTGCGGAATTATGCTTTTGCTGAACATGAGAACTTGTGAAAGCTTCCCGAACAAGTTTGATGAGGTCATTGACAAACGTATAGACCCATTAGATTACGTTATCGATCCATTAGATTATGATAGGCTTGAGGATCCGTTTGATAGAAATGTAACCGCTTGTGGTGAGTGCTCACCTGAATTGTGTCCCGTGGCACAAGAATGCAGGGCTGGGCTCATTTTGGACAGTTGTGGTTGCTGCCAAGAGTGTGGAAATCTAGAGGGGCAGACGTGTGATATTGGCGACATTAATGTGTTTTACGGTCTCTGTGGGACGGATCTTCAATGCAAAATTGACGATTTGGATGTTGGAGATGGAGAAGTTGCGGAGCCGCAGTGCGTCTGTCAATCGCAAGATGCGCTCTGTGGTTCCGATGACAGAACATACATGAACAATTGTCAGTTTAAGGAAGCGTACTTCTCAAATTCATCACTCAAGATAAAGCGCAAAGGTCCATGCAAAACAG TGCCGATCATCAAGGTCCCACCCCAGAACCTGGTGAATGTTACGGGTAGTAGCATGGTGTTCCTCTGTGAGGTCTTTGCCTTTCCAATGGCAATGATTGAATGGAAGAAGGATGGCAGAGACATTATTCTTCCAGGAGATGACCCACACATATCTGTCCAG TCTCGGGGTGGTCCCCTGAAGTATGAGCTCTCTAGCTGGCTGCAGATCGAGAAAGCTGGCCTGGCCGATGCTGGCACCTACCGCTGTGTTGCTCGGAACGAGCTCGGCAGTATCTCTGCAATGGCTGTGTTAGGAGTTTTAGGTCCAG AGATGTCCGTCTACTTGACGGAGAACGTGACGGAAATGTTGGAGTATGGCCACTCGGAGAGAGAGTATGATGAGGATTACTACTAG